A single genomic interval of Microbacterium hydrocarbonoxydans harbors:
- a CDS encoding molybdopterin-dependent oxidoreductase encodes MAQRSTADERGTGTRQSRGKRFFFWAALSGVISGLVFLATAELFAFIFARSASPILAVGGFVIDIVPQPFKEFAIATFGEYDKIALLAGLGLAVVIASAIAGILQLLRPPLGVIALVVAGALSTAAIVTRAGVTALAFLPPVLGTIAGSILIVLLIRRLQTWKAAAATSQDATGQDATGQDATGQDATEQTPKALGRRQFFLLAGIAGVSAVIVGIASRTVSMTVASVANIRDALKLPSPKSTVAVPKGAELDIPGLSTLFTPNKDFYRVDTALTVPTIDPSTWRLVIDGMVDQRVEMSFQDILDMGLDEYVITLTCVSNEVGGELVGNAKWLGVPLRDVLKKAGVKSGADMVLSKSVDGYTASTPLSALTDDNLDAILAVGMNGEPLPLEHGFPVRMVVPGLYGYVSATKWLTELKVTTFDKDEAYWTPRGYSAEAPIKFASRVDTPKVGEAVEAGRIPIAGVAWAQSVGIERVEVRIDEGDWVPATLSAPINEDTWVQWFLEWDATPGTHYVAVRAINKNGDLQIEERAPIAPNGSSGWQRSLIRVS; translated from the coding sequence ATGGCACAGCGCAGCACCGCAGACGAGCGCGGCACAGGCACACGGCAGAGCAGGGGCAAGAGGTTCTTCTTCTGGGCTGCCCTCTCGGGTGTGATCAGCGGACTCGTCTTCCTCGCCACGGCCGAGCTCTTCGCGTTTATCTTCGCGCGCTCAGCCAGCCCGATCCTCGCCGTCGGCGGATTCGTGATCGACATCGTGCCGCAGCCGTTCAAGGAGTTCGCGATCGCCACATTCGGCGAGTACGACAAGATCGCCCTGCTGGCCGGACTCGGCCTCGCGGTGGTGATCGCGTCGGCGATCGCCGGCATCCTGCAGCTGCTGCGGCCCCCTCTCGGCGTGATCGCTCTGGTGGTCGCGGGAGCCCTCTCCACTGCGGCCATCGTCACCAGGGCAGGCGTCACCGCCCTCGCCTTCCTGCCGCCCGTGCTCGGGACGATCGCCGGGTCGATCCTCATCGTCCTCCTGATCCGTCGGCTGCAGACGTGGAAGGCGGCTGCCGCCACCAGCCAGGATGCCACCGGCCAGGACGCCACCGGCCAGGATGCCACCGGCCAAGACGCCACAGAGCAGACCCCGAAGGCGCTGGGTCGTCGGCAGTTCTTCCTCCTCGCCGGGATCGCCGGGGTGTCGGCCGTGATCGTCGGCATCGCCTCGCGCACCGTGAGCATGACCGTCGCCTCGGTCGCGAACATCCGCGATGCCCTGAAGCTCCCGTCCCCGAAGTCCACCGTGGCGGTGCCGAAGGGCGCCGAGCTCGACATCCCCGGACTCAGCACCTTGTTCACTCCCAACAAGGACTTCTACCGGGTCGACACGGCACTGACCGTGCCGACGATCGACCCGAGCACCTGGCGGCTCGTGATCGACGGCATGGTCGATCAGCGGGTGGAGATGAGCTTCCAGGACATCCTCGACATGGGACTCGACGAGTACGTCATCACGTTGACCTGCGTCTCGAACGAGGTCGGCGGGGAGCTCGTCGGCAACGCGAAGTGGCTCGGGGTTCCGCTGCGCGACGTGCTCAAGAAGGCCGGGGTGAAGTCGGGGGCCGACATGGTGCTGTCGAAGAGCGTCGACGGGTACACCGCGAGCACCCCGCTCTCGGCACTGACCGATGACAATCTCGACGCGATCCTGGCGGTCGGGATGAACGGCGAGCCGCTGCCGCTCGAACACGGCTTCCCGGTGCGCATGGTGGTGCCGGGACTCTACGGATACGTCTCCGCCACCAAGTGGCTGACCGAGCTCAAGGTGACGACGTTCGACAAGGACGAGGCCTACTGGACGCCCCGCGGGTACAGTGCCGAGGCGCCGATCAAGTTCGCGTCCCGGGTCGACACCCCGAAGGTCGGCGAGGCGGTCGAGGCCGGTCGCATCCCGATCGCCGGAGTCGCGTGGGCGCAGTCGGTCGGCATCGAGCGGGTGGAGGTCCGCATCGACGAGGGCGACTGGGTGCCGGCCACGTTGTCGGCGCCGATCAATGAGGACACCTGGGTGCAGTGGTTCCTCGAGTGGGATGCCACCCCCGGCACGCACTACGTGGCCGTGCGGGCGATCAACAAGAACGGCGACCTGCAGATCGAGGAGCGCGCGCCGATCGCGCCGAACGGCTCATCCGGGTGGCAGCGGTCGCTGATCCGCGTCTCCTGA
- a CDS encoding GTP pyrophosphokinase, which produces MTSLQVTDDAIQQTRELRDEFQRFLREYEFGMREVETKISILRDEFTHHHAYNPIEHVKSRLKTPDSIVEKIARKGIAEPDFERIRSEITDIAGVRVTCSFVADVYRLFDLLTAQDDVTVRTVKDYIATPKDNGYKSLHAIIEVPVFLSTGALSVPVEVQFRTIAMDFWASLEHKIYYKFSNQVPSHLVESLTDAAEAAAELDSRMERLHREAHGVPQRQLAPPPPPRIVQV; this is translated from the coding sequence ATGACGTCCCTTCAGGTCACCGACGACGCCATCCAGCAGACTCGGGAGCTCCGCGATGAGTTCCAGCGCTTCCTGCGCGAGTACGAGTTCGGGATGCGGGAGGTCGAGACCAAGATCTCGATCCTTCGTGACGAGTTCACCCACCACCACGCGTACAACCCGATCGAGCACGTCAAGAGCCGGCTGAAGACGCCCGACAGTATCGTCGAGAAGATCGCCCGCAAGGGGATCGCCGAGCCCGACTTCGAGCGCATTCGCTCCGAGATCACCGACATCGCGGGCGTCCGCGTGACCTGCAGCTTCGTCGCCGACGTGTACCGGCTGTTCGATCTGCTCACCGCGCAGGACGACGTCACGGTGCGCACGGTCAAGGACTACATCGCGACCCCGAAGGACAACGGGTACAAGAGCCTGCACGCCATCATCGAGGTGCCCGTGTTCCTCTCCACCGGAGCGCTGTCGGTGCCGGTCGAGGTGCAGTTCCGCACGATCGCGATGGACTTCTGGGCGAGCCTGGAGCACAAGATCTACTACAAGTTCTCCAACCAGGTCCCCTCGCACCTCGTGGAGAGCCTGACCGACGCCGCCGAGGCCGCCGCCGAGCTCGACAGCCGCATGGAGCGTCTGCACCGCGAGGCGCACGGCGTCCCCCAGCGACAGCTCGCCCCGCCGCCGCCTCCGCGTATCGTCCAGGTCTGA
- a CDS encoding nuclear transport factor 2 family protein, with the protein MTSAGEKWTEAYIEAWRSNDPERIGALFTEDARYLTSPDSEPRVGRQAIVDGWLEDLDDPGTWTFEWSVLHEHDDFVAVQGRTEYPAERDYLNLWMIRLDAEGRATEFTEWYMPRPHSP; encoded by the coding sequence ATGACCAGCGCAGGCGAGAAGTGGACCGAGGCGTACATCGAGGCGTGGCGGTCGAACGATCCGGAGCGCATCGGCGCGCTCTTCACCGAGGACGCCAGGTACCTGACGAGCCCAGACTCGGAGCCGCGCGTCGGTCGACAGGCGATCGTCGACGGCTGGCTCGAGGATCTCGACGATCCCGGGACCTGGACGTTCGAGTGGTCGGTGCTGCATGAGCACGACGACTTCGTCGCCGTGCAGGGCCGCACCGAGTACCCCGCCGAACGCGACTACCTCAATCTCTGGATGATCCGACTGGATGCCGAGGGGCGGGCGACCGAGTTCACCGAGTGGTACATGCCACGCCCGCACAGCCCGTGA
- a CDS encoding VanZ family protein, whose amino-acid sequence MEDQVLLGFIAIAIGVAFGVVLFVPFVAISYRRRGRLGLGRTLLWLSALIYFWAIWTYTLLPLPDPDAIRCVGAIVDPMSVVRDVQTALATSGNPLRHPALLQLVFNVLLFLPLGVFVRVLAGRGVVVALLAGLGLSLLVEMTQLTGVGGLYPCAYRFFDVGDLLTNTLGAVLGCALAFVVPRSLRGSQVSADADLARPVTRGRRALAMLCDALAYGFLSAGVGVGVQAWLQYIANDRAAVLDGSLASALSAIVPTSVFLLVILVGGRSVGDIAVQLRYTGSRLPAPLARVLRWAGGIGGLSALSLLGGLFGVASSLLILLAIVLLFTTRHGRGLPGVLSGQDLVDARTDAAARPTPRVGRAQPS is encoded by the coding sequence GTGGAAGATCAGGTGCTGCTCGGGTTCATCGCGATCGCGATCGGAGTGGCCTTCGGCGTCGTGCTGTTCGTGCCCTTCGTGGCGATCAGCTACCGCCGACGAGGACGCCTCGGTCTCGGCCGGACGCTGCTGTGGCTGTCGGCGCTCATCTACTTCTGGGCGATCTGGACGTACACGCTGCTTCCGCTTCCCGACCCCGACGCGATCCGCTGCGTCGGTGCGATCGTCGACCCGATGTCCGTCGTCCGCGACGTGCAGACCGCGCTCGCCACGTCGGGCAATCCTCTTCGGCATCCGGCCCTGCTCCAGCTGGTGTTCAATGTGCTGCTGTTCCTGCCGCTCGGAGTGTTCGTCCGGGTGCTCGCGGGGCGCGGTGTCGTGGTCGCGCTCCTCGCGGGGCTCGGCCTGTCGCTGCTGGTCGAGATGACGCAGCTCACCGGTGTCGGGGGACTGTATCCCTGCGCCTACCGCTTCTTCGACGTGGGCGACCTCCTGACCAACACGCTCGGGGCGGTCCTGGGGTGCGCGCTGGCATTCGTCGTCCCCCGATCGCTGCGGGGCTCTCAGGTGAGTGCCGACGCCGACCTTGCCCGCCCGGTCACCCGGGGGCGTCGCGCCCTCGCGATGCTGTGCGACGCGCTGGCCTACGGCTTCCTGAGCGCCGGGGTCGGGGTGGGCGTGCAGGCGTGGCTGCAGTACATCGCGAACGACCGGGCCGCCGTGCTCGACGGGTCCCTCGCCTCGGCGCTGTCCGCGATCGTCCCGACGAGTGTCTTCCTCCTGGTGATCCTGGTGGGTGGACGGTCGGTCGGCGACATCGCGGTCCAACTGCGGTACACCGGGTCGCGGCTGCCGGCACCGCTCGCCCGGGTGCTGCGCTGGGCGGGCGGGATCGGCGGGCTCTCGGCGCTGTCACTGTTGGGCGGGCTGTTCGGCGTCGCCTCGTCGCTCCTGATCCTCCTCGCCATCGTGCTGCTGTTCACCACGCGTCACGGACGCGGCCTGCCAGGCGTGCTGTCGGGTCAGGACCTCGTGGACGCCAGGACGGATGCCGCAGCCCGCCCTACTCCCCGCGTCGGCCGCGCTCAGCCGTCGTGA